In Triticum urartu cultivar G1812 chromosome 6, Tu2.1, whole genome shotgun sequence, the following proteins share a genomic window:
- the LOC125517039 gene encoding putative ripening-related protein 6, whose product MASSTKVVVIFGILVLLQVSCTASEVRDLPAVMSVNGFENGEEGGPASCDGQYHNDDLFLVSMASKWYGTGLRCGKMISIKRLIGTSVQAMVVDDCGDGCGDNEISTSAAVWKALGIDTSAGEVPVLWSDV is encoded by the coding sequence ATGGCGAGCTCTACCAAGGTAGTGGTGATCTTTGGCATTCTTGTTTTACTGCAGGTGTCATGCACCGCCAGTGAGGTCCGCGACCTCCCGGCGGTGATGTCGGTAAACGGCTTCGAGAACGGAGAGGAGGGCGGGCCAGCGAGCTGCGACGGCCAGTACCACAACGACGACCTCTTCCTCGTGTCGATGGCTTCAAAGTGGTACGGGACTGGCCTCCGGTGCGGAAAGATGATCAGCATCAAGAGATTGATCGGGACCTCCGTGCAGGCCATGGTCGTGGACGATTGCGGGGACGGCTGCGGAGATAACGAGATCAGTACATCGGCCGCTGTGTGGAAGGCCTTGGGGATCGACACCAGTGCCGGCGAGGTTCCCGTCCTCTGGTCGGACGTCTAA